CCGCCCACGGCGCCGCGCCACCGCGCGCCCGCGACGGCACCCAGCACGGCGGCGGCGACCCCGGTGGCCGCCGCTGCCGCCACCGGGGTCCCCGGCCGGTGACGGCGGGCCAGGACGGCACCTGACACCGCCCCGAACAGCATCCGGGGGCCGAGTCCGGCGGGGGCGAGGCGGCTCGGCGCGCGCGGCGACTTGTCCGCGACGAACTCCGCCAGCGCGGCCGTCGCCGTCGCCCCGCGCAGCCACGGACCGGCCCGGACGGCGTCCCGTCCGGCAGGACCCGCCCGTGCGTCGGGCGGGCTGCTCCAGGCCACCGCCGCCGCTCCCCACTGGCTGCGCAGACCGGTCGCCGCGCCGACGAGCGCGGCCCTGACGAGGGCGGAACGTCCCGTCGCGCTCATACCGGCCGCTCCCGGGTCGTGACGATGCCGTGGGGGACGCCGGACGGACGGCGGGCCCGGGTGTCTCCTTCGCCCGGAACGGGGCGGTCGCCGCGTCCGGCGACCGTCTGGGCGGGTCCGCCGCCGCGGGCCCGAGCCCGCCGCCTGGCCGTGTCCGGGCGGGTGACGGTGTTGCGGTCCAGGATGCCCGCGGCCACGGGGACAGCGCCGCGCACGAGTGAGTTCGCCATGCGGGCCGGGTTCCCTCTTCCCCACACCCGAACCAGCCCATAGCGGTCGCCGGGGTGGCGGATCTCCGTCCGGGCGCGGACCGCCGCCGCCGTGAGTGGCCCGGGACCCGGAACGGTGGTGTCCTGGGAACAGGCCACGCCGGCCGTGCGGACGCTCGGCGGCGAGCGACGCGGCTCAGCCGGAGCCGCGCGGTCCGCACGCCCCGGGATCTCCCCGACGCGCGCATCTCCCGCCTTCTCAGCCGCAGTCGCGAGCGGGCACACGCCGCCGCCCCGGCGAGCGCGCCGCGCCGTGACGACGCCGACGGGGCCGCCGAGGGCAGGCCGAGCCCGGCACGAGGACGACAGAGGAGCAGCGCCCATGACCACCTTCGACAAGCCGGGACGCCGGACCGCGCCCTCCGCCCTCGTCACGGGCGGCTCCCGGGGACTCGGTCTGAGCATCGCGCGCCGGCTGGCCGGTCGAGGATTCGTCGTCACGATCGTCGCCCGCGACCCCGGAGAACTCGAACGGGCCGCCGCCCTGCTGCGCGAGGAGGCGGGCGCCGAGGTACGGACCGCCGTGTGCGACGTGCGCGACCGGACGGCCGTCAGGGAAGTGATGCGGGCCACCCACGCGCGCGACGGCCTGGACACCGTGGTCGCCTGCGCGGGCGTCATCCAGGTCGCCCCGGTCGAGTCGATCGGCGCGAAGGAGTTCGACGACGCCCTCGACGTCATCTTCCGGGGCACCGTGCACACCGCCCTGGAAGCGCTGCCCTACCTGCGGCGCGCCAAGGGCCGCCTCGCGCTGATCGGTTCCGTGGGCGGCCTGCTCGGCGTGCCGCACCTGCTCCCGTACGCCTGTGCCAAGGCCGCGGTCGGCACGCTGGGCGAGGGCCTGCGCGCGGAGTACCAGGCGGACGGGGTCAGCGTCACCACGGTCCACCCCGGGCTGATGCGGACCGGCTCGCACCGGCAGGCCGAGTTCGGCGGTGACACCGGGGCCGAGTTCGGCTGGTTCAGCGCGCTGGCCGGCGCGCCGCTGGTGTCGATGGACGCCGATCGCGCGGCCCGCCGCATCGTGGACGCCGTCGTCCGGCGCAGAACCCGTCTCGTCCTCACGCCCGCCGCGAAGGCCGCCCAGCTCGCCCACGGCGTGGCGCCGGCCCTCACCACCCGCCTCACGGCGGTGGCGACGCGTCTGCTGCCCGCACCGGGCGGAGACGGGACCCTGCGTCAGGGACACGAGGCCGGAGCGCCCCGCGGCCCCCTGGCCCGCCGGCTGCGCGCCTGGGGCAGCGCACGCAACGACCGCGCCGCCCGCCGGCTGAACCAGACCAGGCCTGGCCCCCGCACCAGCTCCTGACGGACTCCCCCTTCGAGAGCGACGAAGAGGGTGCGGGAGAGGGAGATCGCCGGCCTCCGGGCGATGCCTTCTCCCGTGACGGAACCGGGCCGGTGGCGTCCGCGCGGTCGGGCGTGCCAGGTCCGCAGACCCGGCTGTCGGCAAGGTCAGCCGCGAGACGAGCGAAAGAGCGAACGAGCGAGAGAGCGAAAGGCGGACAGCATGCGCGCACTCACCTGGCAGGGCCGCCGCGACGTGCGGGTGGAGACCGTTCCCGATCCGGTGATCGAACAGCCCGACGACGTGATCGTGCGGGTCACCAGCACCGGGATCTGCGGTTCCGATCTGCACCTCTACGAGGTGCTCGGGCCGTTCCTCGCCCCCGGCGACATCCTGGGCCACGAGGCCATGGGCGTCGTCGAGGACATCGGTCCCGAGGTGCGCCGTCTGGCCCGGGGGGACCGGGTCGTCGTCCCCTTCAACGTCTCCTGCGGCACCTGCTTCATGTGCTCCCGCGGGCTCCACTCCCAGTGCGAGACGACCCAGGTGCGGGAGTACGGGAGCGGCGCCGCCCTCTTCGGCTACACCAGGCTCTACGGGCAGGTGCCCGGCGGGCAGGCCGAGTATCTGCGGGTGCCGTTCGGCGACCAGTTGCCCATCAAGGTCCCCGAGGGGCCCGCCGACGACCGCTTCGTCTACCTCTCCGACGTGCTGCCGACCGCGTGGCAGGCCGTCGAGTACGCGGCGCTCGAGCCCGGCGGCTCGGTCACCGTCCTCGGGCTCGGCCCGATCGGTGACATGGCCGCGCGCATCGCCAGGTACCGCGGCGCCGACCTGGTCATCGGCGTGGACCTGGTCGACGAACGCCTCGACCGCGCCGCCGGGCACGGGGTGACCTGCCTGGACCTGCGCCGCCACGAGAAGGACCTCGGCGAGGCCGTGCGGGAGCTGACCGACGGGCGCGGCACCGACGCGGTGATCGACGCCGTCGGCATGGAGGCCCACGGCAGTACCGGGGTCAAGGCCGCCCAGTGGGTGACCGGACTGCTGCCCGACGCGGTGGCCCAGCCGTTCATGGAGAAGGCGGGGCTCGACCGGCTCGGCGCGCTCTACGCCGCGATCGACCTGGTGCGGCGCGGCGGCACGGTCTCCCTCTCCGGCGTGTACGGCGGCGCCATGGACCCGCTGCCGCTGCTGCGCATGTTCGACAAGCAGCTCCAGTTCCGGATGGGCCAGGCCAACGTGCGGCGCTGGGTGCCCGACCTCCTGCCGCTGCTCACGGACGAGGACCCGCTCGGCGTCGACGGCTTCGCCACCCACCGTCTGCCGCTGGAGGAGGCTCCTCGGGCCTACGCCGATTTCCAGGCCAAGCGGGACGGCATGATCAAGACCCTGCTCAGGCCCTGACACCGCCCCCGCCGGGTGCCGTCGGCCCTCCCTGGCCCCTGTGGAGCCCCTGACCGTGCGGGCCGGGCATCGCTCCCGGTGACACCGGTACGTGTGGGACCGGGCTGAGAGGGGACTCGGTGATCGGACCGGGCCAGGTGCCCCCCTGGATCGGCCCGGTCCGGCTTCTCCGGTTCGGCCCGTGAGCCGGAGAGGCCACCCACCGAGGTCAGGGCGGCTGCCGCCCCCACCCGCACGGGGTCACCCGGCCGGTTCGGCGCCGGCGCCGGCGCCACGAGCGTCGACCACGAAAGCCCCCGGCCGTCACCGGCCGCCCCGAGGTTCTGGAGGACGCCACCATGACGACGCCACCGCCCGGCACGGTCCGCCGCCCGCCGCGCCTGCTCAGACCCCCCGGGGTGTACGCCCCGCAACTCGACACCCGGCTGCTCCTCGGTGCCCTGAGCCGGGAGCGGCTCACGGCGGGCGCGGAGCTGCTCGACGTCGGCACGGGGACGGGAGCGCTCGCGCTGTTCGCGGCGCGGCGCGGAGCCCGGGTGACGGCGCTCGACGTGTCCCGGCGGGCGGTGCTGGCCACCCGTCTCAACGCCCGGCGGTCCCACCTGCGGGTTCGGGTCCTGCGGGGTGACATGGCCTCGCTCACGGACAGTTCCTGGGACGTCGTCGTCAGCAACCCCCCTTACGTTCCGTCACCGTCCACGGCGGTGCCCACGCGGGGGAAGGCGCGCGCGTGGGACGCGGGCCGCGACGGGCGGGCGGTGCTCGACGGGGTGTGCGACGGCGCGGCGGGCACGCTGAAGTCCGGCGGTGTCCTGCTGCTCGTCCACTCGGGCCTCTGCGGAACGGGCGCGACCCTGCGCCGGCTGGAGGAGGCCGGACTGCGCGCGCGGGTGTGCGAGCGCGTCGTCATCCCCTACGGGCCCGTGCTCTGGTCCCGGCTGCGGTGGCTGTGCGACAACGGCCTCGCCTCCGAGACCGGATCGAGCGAGGAACTGGTGGTCATCCGTGCCGAACGCAGCTGACCGCCCCCGCCGCCTGACCGTCGAGCGCGACGGCCCGATCCTCATCGAGGGACCGGTGGAGATCGTGGGCGAGGACGGCACGGTCACCGTGTCGGACCGTTTCGTCGTCGCCGTCTGCACCTGCCGCCGCAGCCGCATCCTGCCGTGGTGCGACACCAGCCACCGCCGCCACGGCGCGGCCCCGCACTCCCGCGCGGACCGCGCCGGGCGCGACAAGAACGAGCCGGAAGAGACCGCCCCATGACCACGACGCCCGCCGGTCCCGCCCTGCCCGCCGCCCGGGGCCCCCTGTCGGCCGGCCTGCTCACCGCCCTCGCCTCGCCCTCCGACCCGCCTCCCGACCCCGGTGACGTCCAGGACGCCGACCCGTACGGCGACGATCTGCAACTCGCCCTGTACGCCCTCTACGAACTCCACTACCGCGGCTTCGCCGGCGTCGACGACGACCGGGAGTGGGACCCCGCCCTGATGCCGCTGCGCCGGGCGCTCGAGGAGCGCTTCCTCGGCGCACTGCGCGCCGACGCGCCCGCCGGCCGTTCACCGGACGAGGCGTTCGCGCTCCTGCTGACCGAGCCGGCCGGCCACGACCCGTCGAGCGTCACCCACCACCTCCGCGACAAGGGCGAACTCTGGCAGCTGAGGGAGTACGCGGCGATCCGCTCGCTGTACCACCTCAAGGAGGCGGACCCGCACGTCTGGGTCCTCCCGCGCCTGCGCGGCCGGGCCAAGGCGGGCATGGTCGCGGTGCTCTACGACGAGTTCGGCGCGGGCCGCGCCGAGCGGGTGCACGCCCGGCTGTTCGCGGACCTCATGGCCGACCTCGGGCTGGTCACGACGTACGGCCACTACGTCGACGAGGCGCCCGGCGCGATGCTGGCCGTCGTCAACCTGATGTCGCTCCTCGGGCTGCGCCGCTCGCTGCGCGGGGCGCTGACCGGCCACTTCGCCGTCGTCGAGGTCACGTCGCCGCCGGGTTCCGCACGCCTCGCGGACGCGATGAGGCGCACCGGGGCGGGCGAGGCGGCCGCGCACTTCTACGACGAACACGTCGAGGCCGACGCGGTCCACGAACAGGTCGTGCGCCACGAGGTCGTCGCCGGACTGCTGGCCGAGGAACCCGGCCTCGAACAGGACGTCGTGTTCGGCATCGAGACGACGACCCTCCTGGAGGACCGGCTCGGCGCGCACCTCCTGGAGCGCTGGCGGGACGGCAGGACCGCACTGCGCGCCCCGCGCCGGTGACCTCGCGTCACCCGGTCGAACGGCCACCGGGGATCATGACCGCCCCACTCCCGCCGGACCGTGCTCCTGTGGCGGGCACCGACCTCTTGGCGGAGGCTGTGAGCACCGTCGTCGCCCGTCCGGCGGACGCGTCGGGCAGCGCACGCCCGGCCGGTGACGGTCCGCGCCGCCGCCGCTCGCGCGGACCCGCGCCCGCACGGCCGCCCGCCCCTCGGGAGGCGACGGCGGGCCCACGAACCACACCCCACCCATCCGTACACCGGACGCCGCACGAAGGGCAGCACCATCCCATGACGGACAGCATGTTGTCGGCGAGTGTCCCGGCCGACGAGGACCCGGTCGGCCCGCCGCGCGACGGGACGGCGCCGGACGACGCCCGCGCGGAGGCCGCCGCACGGTTCGCCTCGGTGGTCGGGCTGATCGACGCCGGGGAACTCGCCTTCCCGCTGCCGGGGTCGGGGCGGACGGCGGCCCGGCTGTCCGCGCTCCAGGCCGTCGCCGAGGAGGACCTGTGCGTGGCCCGCCTGGTCGAGGGGCACGTGGACGCGCTCGCGATCCTCGCCGAACTCGACGGACCACCGCCGGGTCCCGGCCGGCGCTGGGGCGTGTGGGCGGCCGAACCGCCCGGCACCACCCTCGACGCCACACCCGCCGACGGGACCTGGCTCCTCACGGGCGTGAAACCGTACTGCTCCGGGGCGCACAGCTGCACCGACGCCCTCGTCACCGCCAGGACACCCGAGGGGCGCGCGCTCTTCGCGGTGGCCGTCGACCCGCGCACCAGCAGCCCCGTCGACGGCACCTGGCAGGCCGTGGGCATGGCCGGCAGCGACAGCCCGGACATGCGCTTCGACCGGGCGCCCGCCGTCGCCGTCGGCGGGGTCGACGCCTATCTGCGCAGGCCCGGCTTCCAGCACGGCGGGATCGGGGTGGCCGCCTGCTGGTACGGCGGCGCCCTAGCCGTCGCGCGCACCCTGCGGCACGCGGCGGCGCGGCGCGCGGACCCGCACACCGACGCCCATCTCGGCGCCGTCGACGCGCGGTTGCACGCCGCCGGGGCCGTACTGGCGCAGGCCGCGGCGGAGATCGACGACGACCCCCTGGACAGCGGCGGCGGGGCCCGCGCGCGCGGGCTGCGGGTCCGCGCCTTCGTCGAGTCGGTGTGCGCCGAGGTCCTGGCGCGGGCCGGCCGGGCCACCGGGGCGGGCCCGCTCTGCCACGACCCGCGCCACGCCCGCACCGTGGCCGACCTGACCGTCTACATCCGCCAGCACCACGGCGAACGCGACCTCGCCGAACTCGGCGCGCTCCTCGCCCGGCCGCAGGACACCCGGTGACCCGGCCTGCCGCGGACACCGCCCCCGCCGACCCGATCCAGGCACCGGGGACCGACGAGGCGCTCTGGCGCGAGTGGGCCGGGTGGGAGGCGCTGGCGGAGGCGGACCTGCCGTGGCGGGGCAGGGTCGTGGTGGTGGCCGCGCACCCCGACGACGAGGTGCTCGGTTTCGGCGGCACGATGGCCGTCCTCGCCGAGCGCGGCGTCGACCTGACGATCGTCTCGGTCACCGACGGCGAAGGCTCCCATCCGGGCAGCCGCGTCGTGACGCCGGCCGGCCTGGCGCGGCTGCGCGCCGACGAGCTGCGGTCCGCCCTCGGCGAACTCGGCGTCGACCCCGGGCGGCTCGTCCGGCTCCACGTCCCGGACACCTCCGTCGCCCGGCACGAGGAACGCGTCGCGGCGGCGCTCACGCCCCTGCTCCAGGGCGCGGAGCTGGTGGTGGCGCCCTGGACCCATGACGTGCACGGCGACCACGAGGCGGCGGGCCGGGCGGCCGAGCGGGCGGCGCGGAGCGCGGGCCTCCCGTGCCGGCTGTACCCCGTCTGGATGTGGCACTGGGCGACGCCCGGCGACCCGCGCGTGCCGTGGGGGACGGCGCGTCGCGTGCCGCTCCCCCCGCACGTCCTGGCCCGGAAGCGGGCCGCGGTCGACCGGTTCGTCAGCCAGATCCGCCCGCTCGGGCCGGGCCCGCGGGAGGCGGCCGTCCTCCCGCCCGAGGAACTCGCCCACCATCTGCGCACCACGGAGGTCCTGTTCCAGTGAGCACGCCACCCTCCTACTTCGAGGACATGTACCGCGGCGCGGCCGACCCCTGGCATCTGGCCGAGCGCTGGTACGAGCGGCGCAAGTACGACCTGACCCTCGCCGCCCTGCCCCGCCCCCGCTACCGCAGGGCGTTCGAACCCGCCTGCTCGGTCGGCGAACTCACCCTGCGCCTGGCGGAACGCTGCGACGCCGTGCTGGCCTGCGACCGGGTCGGGTCGGCGGCCGAGACCGCCGCCCGTCGCACCCGCGGGCTGTCCCACGTCGAGGTGCGCCGGCTGACGCTGCCGGGGCAGTGGCCGCCCGGCACGTTCGACCTCATCGTCCTGTCCGAACTGCTCTACTACTTCGACCTCCCCGAACTGACCGAGCTGCTGGGCAAGGCGGTGTCCGCGCTGGAGGAGGGCGGCACCCTCGTCTCGGTGCACTGGAACCACCCGGTGGCCGAGCACCTCCGCACCGGCGAGGAGATCGCCCGCCTCCTCGCGTCCGTTCCGGAACTGGCCCTGGCGTGCGAGCACCGCGAGGAGGACTTCGTCCTCCAGACGTTCGGACGCCGCGGGGCCGACGGAACGGCACCCTGCTCCCCGGCGGCGGCGGAGGGCCTGACGTGAGACCGCGCTCCCTCGCCGTCCTCGTCCCCGCGCACAACGAGCAGGAGCTGCTCCCCGCCTCGCTGGCGGCGATCCGGGCTGCCGCCCGGCATCCCGCGCTGCGCCAGGTCAGAGTCGTCACCGTGGTCGCCGCCGACGCCTGTTCCGACGGGACCGTGGCCGCGGCGCTGAGCGCGGGCGTCCAGGTCGTGCGGACCGGTGACCGCAACGTCGGGCTCGCCCGAGCGGCCGCCGCCCACCGGGCCCTGGAGACCCTGGGCGGCCCGGAGGGGCTCTGGCTCGCCTCCACCGACGCCGACAGCGTCGTACCGCCCGACTGGCTCGCCTTCCAGCACGCGCGCGCCGGTGAGGGCTGGGACGCGGTCGTGGGAACCGTGGCCGTCGCCCACGGCCCGCACACACCGCCCGGCCTGGCCGCCCGTCATCAACTGCGCTACGGCGCCTCCCGGCCGCAGCGGGGCGCCTGGCACCACCCCCATGTGCACGGCGCGAACCTCGGGGTCGCCGCGCACGCCTATCTGACGGTGGGAGGTTTCCCTCCCGTGCCGCTCAGTGAGGACCACGGCCTGGTGGCGGCCCTGGTCGGCCGGGGACACCGCGTCCTGCGCACCGCGGACTGCCCGGTGACCACCTCGGGCCGCCTGCGCCCGCGCGCCCGGGGAGGATTCGGCGACCACCTCGCCGCCCTCGCATCGCGGGAGAAGCTTCCGCGCGAGGGGCTTCCGCGGTAGGCCGGGGGGGGCGGGCCGTGCCCGGCCGGAAGGTGGCTGAGCCCGGCCGGGCTGCTCGTGACGTCCTCGGCGGGTGCCCTCGCCACCGCGGCGTCGGCCGTGGCGAGGGCCGGCCCGGTCAGTGTCCGGCGACGACGCCCGACAGCTCGTTGGTGCTCTTCGGCAGGGTGACGGAGGCGATCTTCTTCCCCGTCTCCAGGTCGACGGCGTGCAGCGCCTTCTTACCGGGTTCGGAGACGTAGGCGATGTGCCCGCGTACGAACAGGGTGGGCCGGGCCTGCTGCCAGTCCAGCGGCTCCCGCCACTCCCCCACGACGGGGATCTTCCTCTCGACCTCGCCGGTGTCCGGGTCGATGACGTGGAGGGCGCCGTCGGTGCCGAGGACCAGGGCCTCGCCGTGCGGGCCGCGGGCCAGCGAGCGGAAGGAGTAGCTGGTGCCCAGTTCGACCAGGCGCAGCTTCTTCTTCTCGGTGTCGACGAGGGAGACGCGGGTGGGCCGCTCCAACTCGGCCTCGGGGTCGGTCTTGTAGTCGCCCAGGAGGATCGGCGAGGCGTCGCTGCCGGCCTGGTTGCCGATGCGGCCGTAGTCGTCGGGGGCGTCGACCTTGGTGAACTCGCCGTCCTTGTAGATCAGAATGCCGTCCTCGCAGCCGACACCGACGGCCTCGTTCTCGGCGGCGGCCTCGCCGTGGACGCCGGGGCACT
The sequence above is a segment of the Streptomyces griseoviridis genome. Coding sequences within it:
- a CDS encoding SDR family NAD(P)-dependent oxidoreductase, giving the protein MTTFDKPGRRTAPSALVTGGSRGLGLSIARRLAGRGFVVTIVARDPGELERAAALLREEAGAEVRTAVCDVRDRTAVREVMRATHARDGLDTVVACAGVIQVAPVESIGAKEFDDALDVIFRGTVHTALEALPYLRRAKGRLALIGSVGGLLGVPHLLPYACAKAAVGTLGEGLRAEYQADGVSVTTVHPGLMRTGSHRQAEFGGDTGAEFGWFSALAGAPLVSMDADRAARRIVDAVVRRRTRLVLTPAAKAAQLAHGVAPALTTRLTAVATRLLPAPGGDGTLRQGHEAGAPRGPLARRLRAWGSARNDRAARRLNQTRPGPRTSS
- a CDS encoding zinc-dependent alcohol dehydrogenase, encoding MRALTWQGRRDVRVETVPDPVIEQPDDVIVRVTSTGICGSDLHLYEVLGPFLAPGDILGHEAMGVVEDIGPEVRRLARGDRVVVPFNVSCGTCFMCSRGLHSQCETTQVREYGSGAALFGYTRLYGQVPGGQAEYLRVPFGDQLPIKVPEGPADDRFVYLSDVLPTAWQAVEYAALEPGGSVTVLGLGPIGDMAARIARYRGADLVIGVDLVDERLDRAAGHGVTCLDLRRHEKDLGEAVRELTDGRGTDAVIDAVGMEAHGSTGVKAAQWVTGLLPDAVAQPFMEKAGLDRLGALYAAIDLVRRGGTVSLSGVYGGAMDPLPLLRMFDKQLQFRMGQANVRRWVPDLLPLLTDEDPLGVDGFATHRLPLEEAPRAYADFQAKRDGMIKTLLRP
- a CDS encoding HemK2/MTQ2 family protein methyltransferase; translation: MTTPPPGTVRRPPRLLRPPGVYAPQLDTRLLLGALSRERLTAGAELLDVGTGTGALALFAARRGARVTALDVSRRAVLATRLNARRSHLRVRVLRGDMASLTDSSWDVVVSNPPYVPSPSTAVPTRGKARAWDAGRDGRAVLDGVCDGAAGTLKSGGVLLLVHSGLCGTGATLRRLEEAGLRARVCERVVIPYGPVLWSRLRWLCDNGLASETGSSEELVVIRAERS
- a CDS encoding CDGSH iron-sulfur domain-containing protein, which produces MPNAADRPRRLTVERDGPILIEGPVEIVGEDGTVTVSDRFVVAVCTCRRSRILPWCDTSHRRHGAAPHSRADRAGRDKNEPEETAP
- a CDS encoding iron-containing redox enzyme family protein, translated to MTTTPAGPALPAARGPLSAGLLTALASPSDPPPDPGDVQDADPYGDDLQLALYALYELHYRGFAGVDDDREWDPALMPLRRALEERFLGALRADAPAGRSPDEAFALLLTEPAGHDPSSVTHHLRDKGELWQLREYAAIRSLYHLKEADPHVWVLPRLRGRAKAGMVAVLYDEFGAGRAERVHARLFADLMADLGLVTTYGHYVDEAPGAMLAVVNLMSLLGLRRSLRGALTGHFAVVEVTSPPGSARLADAMRRTGAGEAAAHFYDEHVEADAVHEQVVRHEVVAGLLAEEPGLEQDVVFGIETTTLLEDRLGAHLLERWRDGRTALRAPRR
- a CDS encoding acyl-CoA dehydrogenase, coding for MLSASVPADEDPVGPPRDGTAPDDARAEAAARFASVVGLIDAGELAFPLPGSGRTAARLSALQAVAEEDLCVARLVEGHVDALAILAELDGPPPGPGRRWGVWAAEPPGTTLDATPADGTWLLTGVKPYCSGAHSCTDALVTARTPEGRALFAVAVDPRTSSPVDGTWQAVGMAGSDSPDMRFDRAPAVAVGGVDAYLRRPGFQHGGIGVAACWYGGALAVARTLRHAAARRADPHTDAHLGAVDARLHAAGAVLAQAAAEIDDDPLDSGGGARARGLRVRAFVESVCAEVLARAGRATGAGPLCHDPRHARTVADLTVYIRQHHGERDLAELGALLARPQDTR
- a CDS encoding PIG-L deacetylase family protein, with the protein product MTRPAADTAPADPIQAPGTDEALWREWAGWEALAEADLPWRGRVVVVAAHPDDEVLGFGGTMAVLAERGVDLTIVSVTDGEGSHPGSRVVTPAGLARLRADELRSALGELGVDPGRLVRLHVPDTSVARHEERVAAALTPLLQGAELVVAPWTHDVHGDHEAAGRAAERAARSAGLPCRLYPVWMWHWATPGDPRVPWGTARRVPLPPHVLARKRAAVDRFVSQIRPLGPGPREAAVLPPEELAHHLRTTEVLFQ
- a CDS encoding class I SAM-dependent DNA methyltransferase — its product is MSTPPSYFEDMYRGAADPWHLAERWYERRKYDLTLAALPRPRYRRAFEPACSVGELTLRLAERCDAVLACDRVGSAAETAARRTRGLSHVEVRRLTLPGQWPPGTFDLIVLSELLYYFDLPELTELLGKAVSALEEGGTLVSVHWNHPVAEHLRTGEEIARLLASVPELALACEHREEDFVLQTFGRRGADGTAPCSPAAAEGLT
- a CDS encoding glycosyltransferase, with product MRPRSLAVLVPAHNEQELLPASLAAIRAAARHPALRQVRVVTVVAADACSDGTVAAALSAGVQVVRTGDRNVGLARAAAAHRALETLGGPEGLWLASTDADSVVPPDWLAFQHARAGEGWDAVVGTVAVAHGPHTPPGLAARHQLRYGASRPQRGAWHHPHVHGANLGVAAHAYLTVGGFPPVPLSEDHGLVAALVGRGHRVLRTADCPVTTSGRLRPRARGGFGDHLAALASREKLPREGLPR